A single Cnuibacter physcomitrellae DNA region contains:
- a CDS encoding MFS transporter — translation MNSARSWLVFGVGVFAYTAAVLQRTTIGVAGVSAAERFESSAALLSSLAVLQLVVYAAWQIPFGILLDRVGPKALICGGSIVMVAGQLVLAFAPTIEPAILGRILVGTGDAAVFISVIRLTSSWFQGRIVPQLSQWVGNIGQFGQILSAIPFALILHSFGWTPAFSAAAGLSLLAFLLGIALLADRPRSAPEPAKAADIREALSGLRAALRRPGTQLGFWSHFVSQSSGTVFALFWGYPFLVSAVGLPPEAASSLLVVIVISGVIAGPILGLLTARFPLRRSNLVLGITLAILAVWTAVILWPGIPPLWLIIVLLVVLGVGGPGSLIGFDFARSFNPMRSLGSANGIVNVGGFLASFVMMFVIGLLLDIQLDTGVSSTLYELDAFRRAFLVQYVVIGFGLVMLVRARRRTRRRLEQDEGITVGPIWVALIRAWRRRGA, via the coding sequence GTGAACTCCGCTCGGTCCTGGCTCGTCTTCGGGGTCGGTGTGTTCGCCTACACCGCCGCCGTCCTCCAGCGGACCACCATCGGGGTCGCCGGCGTCTCGGCTGCCGAGCGCTTCGAGTCCTCGGCCGCTCTGCTGTCGAGCCTGGCGGTGCTCCAGCTCGTGGTCTACGCCGCGTGGCAGATCCCGTTCGGGATCCTCCTCGACCGGGTGGGCCCCAAGGCGCTCATCTGCGGCGGATCGATCGTCATGGTCGCCGGCCAGCTGGTGCTGGCGTTCGCTCCCACCATCGAGCCCGCCATCCTCGGCCGGATCCTCGTGGGCACGGGTGATGCGGCGGTGTTCATCTCGGTGATCCGGCTCACGTCGTCGTGGTTCCAGGGTCGGATCGTCCCGCAGCTGTCGCAGTGGGTCGGCAACATCGGGCAGTTCGGGCAGATCCTGTCCGCGATCCCGTTCGCGCTCATCCTCCACTCGTTCGGCTGGACGCCCGCGTTCTCCGCGGCGGCCGGGCTGTCGCTGCTGGCCTTCCTGCTCGGCATCGCCCTGCTCGCCGACCGCCCGCGGTCGGCACCCGAGCCCGCGAAGGCCGCCGACATCCGTGAGGCCCTGAGCGGACTGCGGGCGGCGCTCCGGCGACCCGGGACGCAACTCGGGTTCTGGTCGCACTTCGTGTCTCAGTCGAGCGGAACGGTGTTCGCCCTGTTCTGGGGCTACCCGTTCCTGGTGTCGGCGGTGGGCCTTCCTCCCGAGGCGGCGTCCTCGCTGCTCGTCGTGATCGTCATCAGCGGGGTGATCGCCGGGCCCATCCTGGGCCTGCTGACGGCTCGGTTCCCGCTGCGGCGCTCGAACCTGGTGCTGGGGATCACCCTCGCGATCCTCGCCGTGTGGACCGCGGTCATCCTCTGGCCGGGAATCCCGCCCCTGTGGCTGATCATCGTCCTCCTCGTCGTGCTGGGCGTGGGAGGCCCCGGGTCGCTCATCGGCTTCGACTTCGCGCGCTCCTTCAACCCCATGCGCTCGCTCGGCTCCGCCAACGGCATCGTCAACGTGGGCGGCTTCCTCGCCTCGTTCGTGATGATGTTCGTCATCGGGCTGCTGCTCGACATCCAGCTCGACACCGGCGTGAGCTCGACCCTCTACGAGCTGGATGCGTTCCGCCGCGCGTTCCTCGTCCAGTACGTCGTGATCGGCTTCGGCCTGGTCATGCTGGTGCGTGCGCGAAGGCGGACACGCCGTCGTCTGGAGCAGGACGAGGGAATAACGGTGGGCCCCATCTGGGTTGCACTCATCAGAGCATGGAGGCGCCGCGGAGCGTGA
- a CDS encoding proteasome assembly chaperone family protein, giving the protein MDYEQRLYELTAEAELVPEGLDLVAGLTGFSDAGAAVAQLKEYLLESLSSTLIAEFDADELLDYRARRPVVTFDEDHISEYEPQSLRLYLMTDELGSRFLFLTGFEPDFKWERFAAAVTELVDRFKVKATTWVHAIPMPVPHTRPINVTVSGNRQELIESMSVWRPTTQAPGNAMHLVEYRLSELDHPITGFVLLVPHYLADTEFPGAALAGLESVSAATGLIFPTDRIREEGRVFLGRIDEQVTSNAELAKLVQTLEERHDAYMEGTNLQSPLTVDGELPTADEIGAELERFLAGKRRGDDDSAD; this is encoded by the coding sequence ATGGACTACGAGCAGAGGCTGTACGAGCTCACCGCCGAGGCGGAGCTCGTGCCCGAGGGTCTCGACCTCGTCGCCGGTCTCACCGGCTTCAGCGATGCCGGCGCAGCCGTGGCGCAGCTGAAGGAGTACCTCCTCGAGTCGCTCAGCTCGACGCTGATCGCCGAGTTCGACGCCGACGAGCTGCTCGACTACCGTGCTCGGCGCCCGGTGGTCACGTTCGACGAGGATCACATCAGCGAGTACGAGCCGCAGTCGCTGCGCCTCTATCTCATGACCGATGAGCTCGGCAGCCGCTTCCTGTTCCTCACCGGCTTCGAGCCCGACTTCAAGTGGGAGCGGTTCGCCGCCGCCGTCACCGAGCTGGTCGACCGCTTCAAGGTCAAGGCGACGACGTGGGTGCACGCGATCCCGATGCCCGTGCCGCACACCCGGCCGATCAACGTGACGGTCAGCGGCAACCGCCAGGAGCTCATCGAGTCGATGTCGGTCTGGCGTCCCACGACGCAGGCGCCGGGCAACGCGATGCACCTGGTGGAGTACCGCCTGAGCGAGCTCGATCACCCCATCACCGGGTTCGTGCTCCTGGTGCCCCACTACCTGGCCGACACCGAGTTCCCCGGCGCGGCTCTCGCCGGGCTCGAGAGCGTGTCGGCGGCGACCGGTCTGATCTTCCCGACTGATCGCATCCGCGAGGAGGGCCGGGTCTTCCTCGGCCGCATCGACGAGCAGGTCACGAGCAACGCCGAGCTGGCCAAGCTCGTGCAGACGCTCGAGGAGCGACACGACGCCTACATGGAGGGCACGAACCTCCAGTCCCCGTTGACCGTCGACGGCGAGCTGCCGACGGCCGACGAGATCGGCGCCGAGCTGGAGCGGTTCCTCGCGGGGAAGCGCCGCGGAGACGACGACAGCGCCGACTGA
- a CDS encoding leucyl aminopeptidase, whose amino-acid sequence MARASVSLSPARPSSLDSDAVLVVAAWKKDGGIALRGSDDAALVADLAAVGFSGKRDELVRLPNRSGAGSVAVVGLGTAEPTVDDLRAAAGSATRRLSGSLVLDLAPAAATETEAIAEGALLGAYRYDDYRGAGRDDSESDAEAASIVVVAPESDQDAIDRAVITTDAVSLVKDLVNIPALDLYPAVFADRVADEVAGLADVSVRTWDEAQLAADGFGGILGVGQGSTRPPRLVRVEYAPEGASAHLALVGKGITFDTGGLSLKPPVSMIGMKDDMAGSATVLATLIAAARRRIPVRLTAWLCLAENMPSGVAIRPGDVLTIRGGRTVEVLNTDAEGRLVMADGLVAASEEQPDAIIDVATLTGAQVVALGNRYVGVMGDDPVVPRVIDAAAETGETMWRMPIPVEMRPMLASDIADIANVKPGNTAGGMLVAAAFLADFVGTGPDGERIPWAHLDIAGPALNKEGGYGYVGKGPTGVGVRTLLRVAEAYSRA is encoded by the coding sequence ATGGCACGCGCATCCGTCTCCCTCTCCCCCGCCCGACCCTCGTCCCTCGACTCCGACGCCGTCCTCGTCGTCGCCGCGTGGAAGAAGGACGGCGGGATCGCCCTGCGCGGGAGCGACGACGCCGCGCTGGTCGCCGACCTCGCCGCGGTCGGGTTCTCCGGCAAGCGCGACGAGCTCGTCCGCCTGCCGAACCGATCCGGAGCGGGCTCCGTGGCCGTCGTCGGCCTCGGGACGGCGGAGCCGACCGTCGACGACCTCCGCGCCGCCGCGGGCTCGGCGACGCGGCGCCTGAGCGGGTCCCTCGTCCTCGACCTCGCTCCCGCCGCCGCCACGGAGACCGAGGCGATCGCCGAGGGCGCGCTCCTCGGCGCCTACCGCTACGACGACTACCGCGGCGCAGGTCGCGACGACTCCGAGTCCGACGCGGAGGCCGCCTCGATCGTCGTCGTCGCACCGGAGTCGGATCAGGATGCGATCGACCGCGCCGTGATCACGACCGACGCGGTCAGCCTGGTCAAGGACCTCGTCAACATCCCCGCTCTCGACCTCTACCCCGCCGTCTTCGCCGACCGCGTCGCGGACGAGGTGGCCGGCCTCGCCGACGTCTCGGTGCGGACCTGGGACGAGGCGCAGCTCGCCGCCGACGGCTTCGGCGGCATCCTCGGCGTGGGCCAGGGCTCGACCCGGCCGCCCCGTCTGGTGCGCGTCGAGTACGCGCCGGAGGGTGCGTCCGCGCACCTCGCCCTGGTCGGCAAGGGCATCACGTTCGACACGGGCGGCCTGTCGCTCAAGCCCCCGGTGTCGATGATCGGCATGAAGGACGACATGGCCGGCTCGGCCACCGTGCTCGCCACCCTCATCGCCGCGGCGCGCCGGCGGATCCCGGTGCGCCTCACGGCCTGGCTGTGCCTCGCCGAGAACATGCCCTCCGGGGTGGCGATCCGTCCCGGCGACGTGCTCACCATCCGCGGCGGACGGACCGTCGAGGTGCTCAACACCGACGCCGAGGGGCGTCTGGTGATGGCCGACGGGCTGGTCGCCGCCTCGGAGGAGCAGCCCGACGCCATCATCGACGTCGCGACGCTCACCGGAGCGCAGGTGGTCGCCCTCGGCAACCGGTACGTCGGCGTCATGGGCGACGACCCCGTGGTCCCCCGCGTGATCGACGCGGCCGCCGAGACGGGCGAGACCATGTGGCGGATGCCCATCCCGGTCGAGATGCGGCCGATGCTCGCCTCCGACATCGCCGACATCGCCAACGTGAAGCCGGGCAACACCGCGGGCGGGATGCTCGTGGCCGCCGCGTTCCTGGCCGACTTCGTCGGGACAGGGCCCGACGGCGAGCGGATCCCGTGGGCCCACCTCGACATCGCCGGTCCTGCTCTCAACAAGGAGGGCGGCTACGGATACGTCGGCAAGGGACCCACGGGTGTGGGCGTGCGGACCCTCCTGCGCGTTGCCGAGGCGTACTCCCGCGCGTAG